In Desulfobacterales bacterium, one DNA window encodes the following:
- a CDS encoding phosphatidylglycerol lysyltransferase domain-containing protein has protein sequence MCWAWENDLVWLKQTKPEVCYWAPIGAWQEINWPERFTRLAITSGTFIRIPDEMVHIWKTGLADRLQIESTRAQWDYLYGVSDLVNLRGNRFHKKKNLLYQFQKNYDFTYRTLGPDTVELALAMQTDWCSWRDCESSENLSAENRLIERVLKNWDRFSGLTGGVLTVNQKMVAYTVAEPLTKDMLLIHFEKASSEFKGVYQAINQMFLSHSAQTFKVVNREQDLGDEGLRKAKLSYHPVEFLPKSKIEIS, from the coding sequence CTGTGCTGGGCCTGGGAGAACGATCTGGTTTGGTTGAAACAAACCAAGCCCGAGGTTTGCTACTGGGCGCCGATAGGCGCCTGGCAGGAAATTAATTGGCCTGAACGATTCACAAGGCTTGCCATCACATCCGGCACTTTTATCCGCATTCCAGACGAAATGGTTCATATCTGGAAGACCGGTCTGGCTGACCGTCTGCAGATAGAATCGACCAGAGCTCAATGGGACTACCTCTATGGGGTATCAGACCTTGTCAATCTGCGGGGAAACCGCTTTCATAAAAAGAAAAATTTGCTTTATCAGTTTCAAAAAAATTACGACTTCACCTACCGCACGTTGGGACCGGATACCGTCGAATTGGCCCTGGCAATGCAGACGGACTGGTGCTCCTGGCGGGACTGTGAGTCCTCCGAAAATTTGTCGGCTGAAAATCGTTTGATTGAACGCGTTCTAAAAAACTGGGACCGATTTTCCGGGCTGACCGGCGGCGTCTTGACGGTAAACCAAAAAATGGTAGCCTATACCGTGGCGGAACCGCTGACAAAAGATATGTTGTTGATCCACTTTGAAAAGGCAAGTTCAGAATTTAAGGGGGTGTATCAGGCCATCAACCAAATGTTCTTGTCCCATTCAGCTCAAACCTTCAAGGTTGTGAATCGGGAACAGGACCTCGGTGATGAAGGTTTGCGCAAGGCTAAATTATCTTACCACCCCGTTGAATTTCTACCCAAATCGAAAATTGAAATATCTTAA
- a CDS encoding glycerate kinase: MTVLTKQIEKMRKDGAQIFYQGLKAVEPATAVKRFCRSDGTRLMFADRAYDLAKINRVFVVGAGKASAPMAAAVEEILGDRITSGSVNVKYGHTARLNRIKLIEAGHPVPDEQGSNGAQDILNLVKTAEKQDLVICLISGGGSALLPLSSEGLTLKDKQDTTNVLLACGATIHEINAIRKHLSCVKGGQLAAAAYPARIVSLMLSDVVGDDLDVIASGPTVPDSSTFLDCMNIINKYNIEKKLPSAVVSRIKAGLSGQIPETPKNGNPAFQNTQNLIIGSNFESITAAKQKAEALGYKTLILSSMIQGETRDIAQLHGTLAREILKTGNPIAKPACILSGGETTVTIQGNGLGGRNQEFVLAAAMDIAGHDHIVVLSAGTDGNDGPTDAAGATADSFTLGRAKELSLDPIKYLSNNDSYHFFEAMNDLVKTGPTNTNVMDLRIVLVT; this comes from the coding sequence ATGACAGTTCTTACAAAACAGATCGAAAAAATGCGAAAAGATGGCGCCCAAATTTTTTATCAGGGTTTGAAGGCTGTAGAACCGGCCACTGCCGTTAAACGTTTCTGCAGAAGCGATGGGACCCGCCTCATGTTTGCCGACCGGGCGTATGATCTTGCAAAAATAAACCGTGTGTTCGTTGTCGGTGCCGGCAAAGCCTCTGCCCCCATGGCGGCAGCAGTAGAAGAAATTCTTGGAGACAGAATCACCAGCGGTTCGGTTAATGTTAAATATGGGCATACCGCCCGGTTGAACAGAATCAAACTGATTGAAGCCGGCCACCCGGTCCCGGATGAACAAGGAAGCAATGGCGCCCAAGACATTTTAAATCTTGTAAAAACAGCTGAGAAACAGGACCTTGTGATATGCCTGATTTCCGGCGGCGGGTCTGCCTTGCTGCCGCTTTCATCGGAAGGGCTGACCCTTAAGGATAAGCAGGATACAACCAATGTGTTGCTGGCCTGTGGTGCCACCATCCATGAGATCAATGCCATCCGAAAACATTTGTCTTGTGTTAAAGGCGGCCAACTGGCGGCGGCAGCATACCCTGCCAGGATTGTGTCCCTGATGCTCTCGGATGTGGTGGGAGATGATTTAGATGTGATTGCATCAGGCCCGACCGTACCGGATTCCAGTACATTTCTGGACTGTATGAATATTATCAACAAATACAACATTGAAAAAAAATTACCATCAGCTGTTGTCAGCCGAATTAAAGCCGGATTATCCGGGCAAATTCCGGAAACACCGAAAAACGGCAACCCGGCTTTTCAAAACACACAAAACCTAATTATCGGAAGCAACTTTGAATCCATCACTGCCGCTAAACAAAAAGCCGAAGCCTTGGGTTACAAAACCCTCATCCTTTCATCCATGATTCAAGGAGAAACACGCGATATTGCCCAATTGCACGGCACGTTGGCTAGAGAAATTTTAAAAACCGGCAACCCCATCGCTAAACCGGCCTGCATCCTCTCCGGCGGCGAGACAACCGTTACCATACAGGGAAATGGTCTTGGTGGAAGAAACCAGGAATTCGTTCTGGCGGCGGCTATGGATATTGCCGGCCATGATCATATTGTAGTCCTTAGTGCTGGAACCGACGGCAATGACGGCCCTACTGACGCTGCCGGCGCGACCGCAGACTCCTTTACCCTGGGCAGGGCAAAAGAATTGAGTTTAGACCCGATCAAGTACCTTTCCAATAATGACTCCTACCATTTTTTCGAAGCAATGAATGATTTGGTTAAAACCGGCCCCACCAACACCAATGTCATGGATCTAAGGATCGTCCTGGTGACGTAA